The Candidatus Methylomirabilota bacterium genome includes the window ATCCGGTCGTTCCGACACGACGCTCGGGAGGCCCGATTGTCGCCATGACCAAGATCCTGTTCTCGCCCCGACAGCCCGAGGTGATCCTCGACATCGCCCGCTCTCTGACGCCGGCCGGCTACGAGCTGGTGGTGGTCGATGCCGGCACGCCGGAGTTCTACCAGGCGGCGGCCGACGCCGAATACTACATGGGCCTGGCCCGCTCCATCGGCAACGAGTTCTTCCGGGCCGCGCCCAAGCTCCGCCTGGTCCAGCTCCTCAGCGCCGGCTACGATCGGGTCGACGTCGAGGCGGCGCGCAAGGCCGGCGTGCCCGTGGCCAACAACGGCGGCGCCAACGCCATCGCCGTGTCCGAGCACGCCATCATGCTCATGCTGGCCGTGCTCAAGCGACTGGTTCGCTTCCACAACGACGTCGTCGCCGGCAAGTGGCGCGTGGGCGATCACGACCAGTCGCGCGTCTTCGAGATGCCCGGCAAGCTGCTGGGGATCGTGGGGCTGGGCAACATCGGCAAGAAGGTGGCCCGGCGGGCGGCGGCCTTCGACATGCGCATCCAGTACTACGACATCGCGCGGCTCACCGAGGACCAGGAGGACGCCCTGGGGGTCCGCTTCGTCCTCTTCGAGGAGCTCCTGCGCACCTCCGACGTGGTGACCCTGCACGTGCCGCTGGACGACACCACGCGCAACCTGATGTCCACCCGGCAGCTCGCCATGATGCAGCGCTCGGCCATCCTCATCAACACGTGCCGCGGCGGGGTGGTGGACGAGGCCGCCCTGTACCGCGCGCTCAAGGAGGGCCAGATCGCCGGGGCCGGGCTCGACGTCATGGTGGAGGAGCCGCCACAGGCGAACCACCCGCTGTTCAGCCTGCCCAACGTCACCCTCACGCCGCACTCGGCGGGGCCGACCTGGGAGAACTGGACGGCGCGATTCCGCAACGGCTTCGACAACATCCAGCGCGTGGCCAACGGGGGACGGCCGCGCTGGGTGATCCCGGAGCTGGCGTGAGGCCCGGGGAGGCCGTCCGATGAGCGAGCGCGCGCTCGCCGGCATGCGCATCCTCGACCTCACCCAGTTCGAGGCCGGCACCACCTGCACCCAGTTCCTGGGCTGGCTGGGGGCCGACGTCATCAAGATCGAGCCGCCGGGCGGCGAGCAGTCGCGGCGCAACCGGCCCGAGGTGCCGGGCCTGGACGCGATGTT containing:
- a CDS encoding 2-hydroxyacid dehydrogenase, giving the protein MTKILFSPRQPEVILDIARSLTPAGYELVVVDAGTPEFYQAAADAEYYMGLARSIGNEFFRAAPKLRLVQLLSAGYDRVDVEAARKAGVPVANNGGANAIAVSEHAIMLMLAVLKRLVRFHNDVVAGKWRVGDHDQSRVFEMPGKLLGIVGLGNIGKKVARRAAAFDMRIQYYDIARLTEDQEDALGVRFVLFEELLRTSDVVTLHVPLDDTTRNLMSTRQLAMMQRSAILINTCRGGVVDEAALYRALKEGQIAGAGLDVMVEEPPQANHPLFSLPNVTLTPHSAGPTWENWTARFRNGFDNIQRVANGGRPRWVIPELA